From one Salvia splendens isolate huo1 unplaced genomic scaffold, SspV2 ctg552, whole genome shotgun sequence genomic stretch:
- the LOC121790576 gene encoding uncharacterized protein LOC121790576 encodes MAVLLAYCLVFYLNLHACTAKLDMVSDKKSFASQLPFQSKDAETSKFLSDQHDQDTKGKNTKGSESWKRAMLESSAFNYEENVSTKDKGSVEDIVVMDYAQPHRKPPIHNKGT; translated from the exons ATGGCTGTACTACTAGCTTATTGTCTTGTTTTCTATCTTAATTTGCATGCATGCACTGCTAAACTTGATATGGTTTCGGATAAAAAATCTTTTGCTAGCCAACTTCCATTTCAGAGCAAG GATGCAGAAACGTCAAAGTTTTTGTCGGACCAACATGATCAAGACACTAAAG GAAAAAATACAAAAGGTTCTGAGTCATGGAAGAGAGCGATGCTAGAGTCGTCGGCGTTCAACTATGAGGAAAATGTGAGCACTAAGGATAAAGGCAGTGTGGAAGACATCGTAGTAATGGATTATGCCCAACCCCATCGCAAACCACCTATTCATAACAAGGGCACCTAA